One segment of Pleomorphomonas sp. PLEO DNA contains the following:
- a CDS encoding glutamine synthetase family protein, producing the protein MSAVKIADVAEAEAFLAANPDVSQFECFLTDCSGVQRGKLLRRSELLGAYRTGRPLPCSVLSLDIKGADVEETGLLWEIGDADRMCRPVAGTLVRSSWRQTPTAQFLITSFESDGTGSASDPRHALARVVDEALALGFRPVAAVELEFYLLDGRAAAEGRLTPPAAPNGFRQTDLQAYLVQDLSDFSDFLEAVYAAAEAAGLPARTLISEYSPGQFEIVLEHRDDALRAADDAIVWKRLVKGVAERYGFAATFMAKPYAEFAGSGAHFHVSLCDEAGNNLFAGSEPEGNTLLRHAIAGLEATMAESMAIFAPNANSFRRFKPNSYAPLGPAWSIDNRSVPIRVTGGPPQTRHLEQRVAGADANPYLALATVIAGMIEGIENKREPSEPIVGNGYAQVAPSLPRFWPDALRKARASDFLKRRLGARFTDIYLTIKEAECDRFFAEVSDRDIHWYLRLA; encoded by the coding sequence ATGTCCGCCGTCAAGATCGCCGATGTCGCGGAGGCCGAGGCCTTCCTCGCCGCCAATCCGGATGTCAGCCAGTTCGAATGCTTCCTGACCGATTGCTCGGGCGTGCAGCGAGGAAAGCTGCTGCGCCGCTCCGAACTGCTCGGCGCCTACCGCACGGGGCGGCCACTGCCTTGCTCGGTACTGTCGCTCGACATCAAGGGGGCCGACGTCGAGGAAACCGGCCTTCTCTGGGAGATAGGCGACGCCGACCGCATGTGTCGGCCAGTCGCAGGCACCCTCGTACGCTCGTCCTGGCGGCAAACGCCGACCGCCCAGTTCCTCATCACGTCTTTCGAGAGCGACGGAACCGGCTCGGCCAGCGATCCGCGCCACGCGCTCGCTCGCGTGGTTGATGAGGCTCTAGCCCTCGGCTTCCGGCCAGTCGCCGCCGTCGAACTGGAATTCTACCTCTTGGACGGCCGGGCCGCCGCCGAGGGGAGGCTGACACCACCGGCGGCGCCCAACGGCTTCCGCCAAACGGACCTCCAAGCCTATCTCGTCCAGGACCTTTCTGACTTTTCCGATTTCCTGGAGGCGGTCTATGCCGCCGCCGAAGCCGCCGGCTTGCCGGCCCGCACGTTGATCTCGGAATATTCGCCCGGCCAATTCGAAATCGTACTGGAACATCGCGACGACGCGCTTCGCGCCGCCGACGACGCCATTGTTTGGAAGCGGCTCGTCAAGGGTGTCGCCGAACGTTATGGCTTCGCCGCCACCTTCATGGCCAAGCCCTACGCCGAGTTTGCCGGCTCCGGCGCCCACTTCCACGTCAGTCTCTGCGATGAAGCGGGCAATAACCTCTTCGCGGGGAGTGAGCCCGAAGGCAACACGCTTCTCCGGCATGCGATCGCCGGCCTCGAAGCCACCATGGCCGAGAGCATGGCGATTTTTGCCCCCAACGCCAACAGCTTCAGGCGTTTCAAGCCCAATTCCTACGCGCCACTCGGCCCAGCCTGGTCGATCGACAATCGCTCGGTGCCGATCCGCGTCACCGGCGGTCCACCACAAACGCGCCATCTCGAGCAGCGCGTCGCCGGGGCGGACGCCAACCCCTACCTCGCGTTGGCCACGGTCATCGCCGGTATGATCGAGGGCATCGAGAACAAGCGAGAGCCTTCCGAACCGATCGTCGGCAATGGATATGCCCAAGTGGCGCCATCGCTGCCGCGATTCTGGCCGGACGCCCTCAGGAAGGCGCGCGCTTCGGATTTCCTGAAGCGGCGGCTCGGCGCACGCTTTACCGACATTTACCTCACCATCAAGGAGGCGGAGTGCGACCGCTTCTTTGCCGAAGTGAGCGACCGCGACATTCATTGGTATCTGAGGCTGGCCTGA
- a CDS encoding helix-turn-helix domain-containing protein, with the protein MTPFGARLREIREARGMTLKSMAAAIGVSPAYLSALEHGRRGRPTWDLLQRIIGHLNIIWDEAEELERLADLSHPRIVIDTEGLSPKATELANRLAERIGSLDEGALDRLIDLIGKR; encoded by the coding sequence ATGACCCCGTTTGGCGCCCGCTTGCGCGAAATCCGCGAGGCGCGCGGCATGACCTTGAAGTCGATGGCGGCGGCGATCGGCGTATCGCCGGCCTATCTGTCGGCGCTCGAACACGGCCGGCGCGGCCGACCGACCTGGGACCTTCTGCAGCGGATCATCGGTCACCTCAACATCATCTGGGATGAGGCTGAGGAGCTGGAACGGCTAGCCGACCTGTCGCACCCGCGCATCGTCATCGACACCGAGGGCCTGTCACCAAAGGCGACCGAACTTGCCAACCGCCTCGCAGAACGCATCGGCAGCCTCGACGAGGGGGCACTTGACCGGCTGATCGATCTCATCGGCAAGCGCTGA
- a CDS encoding ATP-binding protein, giving the protein MSPMPDRPESNDAVREERGRFGEVIAEGRPRTVLIAAAVFWVVMLFAADLSPAVALLGFLAIVAAVLLALPAGGKVMAPRATDRLPPRRWPDTGMKLLLDGMEEPAFLTDAEGTLRYQNAAAAAEFGPARMGDPLAFRLRVPEILDAVQRAGNGESLPPVRFAERGSNERHFVARCSPLRLPRPEPRRRPDFVLLRFRDESEAVRLDRMRSDFIANASHELRTPLASLTGFIETLLGPARRDEANRERFLAIMLEQARRMGRLIDDLMSLSRLEMKAHVRPTGDVDLAEVLPAVVDMLAPVATARQATIVVAESLPHASIAGDRDELTQVFANLVENAVKYGRNAGCIALGLAEEEGDDGRPGFRISVTDDGPGIAAEHLPRLTERFYRVDAARSREQRGTGLGLAIVKHIVNRHQGRLVIRSEVGSGTTVNVWLPRRLQLSDAEMTKEAEMFVPEHFEG; this is encoded by the coding sequence ATGAGCCCTATGCCGGACAGGCCGGAGAGTAACGACGCGGTGCGGGAGGAACGGGGCCGCTTTGGCGAGGTAATCGCCGAGGGACGTCCTCGGACAGTGCTCATCGCGGCGGCCGTCTTCTGGGTAGTCATGCTGTTTGCCGCCGACCTTTCGCCAGCCGTGGCGCTGTTGGGTTTCCTCGCCATCGTCGCCGCCGTACTTCTTGCCCTGCCGGCCGGCGGAAAGGTGATGGCTCCGAGGGCGACCGACCGGCTCCCACCCAGGCGCTGGCCGGACACCGGCATGAAGCTGTTGCTCGACGGCATGGAAGAGCCGGCCTTTCTCACTGACGCCGAAGGCACTCTGCGCTACCAGAATGCCGCCGCCGCCGCCGAATTCGGCCCTGCCCGCATGGGCGATCCGCTGGCTTTTCGATTGCGCGTGCCGGAAATCCTCGATGCGGTCCAGCGCGCAGGAAACGGCGAAAGCCTGCCGCCAGTGCGGTTCGCCGAGCGCGGTTCCAATGAGCGGCACTTCGTGGCGCGCTGCTCGCCTCTACGCCTGCCGCGCCCCGAGCCCCGGCGGCGGCCGGATTTTGTACTGCTGCGGTTCAGAGACGAGAGCGAAGCTGTTCGGCTTGACCGCATGCGCAGCGATTTCATCGCCAACGCCAGCCACGAACTCAGGACACCGCTCGCTTCGCTGACCGGCTTTATCGAGACCCTTCTCGGCCCGGCTCGGCGCGACGAAGCCAACCGTGAGCGCTTCCTGGCCATCATGCTGGAACAGGCCCGACGCATGGGGCGATTGATCGACGACTTGATGTCCCTGTCGCGTCTGGAGATGAAAGCGCACGTTCGTCCGACCGGCGATGTCGACCTCGCCGAGGTGCTACCGGCAGTCGTCGACATGTTGGCACCCGTGGCCACAGCCCGGCAGGCGACAATCGTCGTAGCGGAGAGTCTCCCCCATGCCTCGATCGCCGGCGACCGCGACGAACTGACGCAGGTCTTTGCCAATCTGGTCGAGAATGCCGTGAAGTACGGTCGTAATGCTGGCTGCATTGCGCTGGGGCTCGCAGAGGAGGAGGGGGACGACGGCCGGCCCGGCTTTCGCATCAGCGTGACCGACGACGGTCCTGGCATTGCGGCGGAACATCTGCCGCGCCTTACCGAGCGCTTTTACCGAGTGGACGCGGCGCGAAGCCGCGAGCAGCGCGGGACGGGCCTTGGCCTTGCCATCGTCAAGCATATCGTCAACCGCCACCAGGGGCGCCTTGTCATCCGCTCGGAGGTCGGCTCGGGCACGACCGTCAACGTCTGGCTGCCCCGTCGACTCCAGCTATCGGACGCCGAGATGACGAAAGAAGCGGAAATGTTCGTACCTGAACATTTTGAAGGCTGA
- the ppk2 gene encoding polyphosphate kinase 2: MGKKDKSTNDMTRRFVSNVERIAAREGAAVLATQAPDAPPITLGKLTFDLDNPYLPEEIEMEALGSGGYPYKESLKDKAYLEELRVLQIELVKLQKWANDTGQRIVLLLEGRDAAGKGGTIATFLEYMNPRSARHVALTKPSDVERGQWYFQRYAKELPTRGEIVFFDRSWYNRAVVEPVMGFCTAEESQLFLEEVPHFERMLIHDGIVLIKIWLDIGREMQLKRFHDRRHDPLRIWKLSPVDLKALAMWDEYTAARDRMLKASHSDLSPWIVVRSNDKKRARLNAIRYLLSKIDYDRKNLAAIGEIDDKILGKGPKFLKTKDDKNKA, translated from the coding sequence ATGGGAAAGAAAGATAAATCGACGAACGATATGACGCGCCGTTTCGTATCGAACGTCGAGCGGATCGCCGCCCGCGAAGGCGCCGCCGTGCTGGCGACACAGGCACCCGACGCGCCACCGATCACGCTCGGCAAGCTCACCTTCGATCTCGATAACCCATATCTCCCTGAAGAGATCGAGATGGAGGCCCTCGGCTCCGGTGGCTATCCTTACAAGGAGAGCCTCAAGGACAAGGCTTATCTCGAAGAGCTGCGCGTGCTGCAGATCGAACTGGTGAAGTTGCAGAAATGGGCCAACGACACCGGTCAGCGCATCGTCCTGCTGCTGGAGGGCCGCGATGCCGCAGGCAAGGGCGGCACCATCGCCACCTTCCTGGAATACATGAACCCGCGATCCGCCCGCCATGTAGCGTTGACCAAGCCCTCCGACGTTGAGCGGGGCCAGTGGTATTTCCAGCGCTACGCCAAGGAACTGCCAACCCGCGGCGAGATCGTGTTCTTTGACCGTTCCTGGTACAACCGCGCGGTTGTCGAGCCAGTGATGGGCTTCTGCACGGCCGAGGAGTCGCAACTCTTCCTCGAGGAAGTGCCGCATTTCGAGCGCATGCTGATCCACGACGGCATCGTGCTGATCAAGATATGGCTCGACATCGGGCGCGAGATGCAACTCAAGCGGTTCCACGACCGCCGCCACGATCCGTTGCGCATCTGGAAGCTATCGCCGGTTGATCTCAAGGCGCTCGCCATGTGGGATGAATATACCGCCGCGCGCGATCGCATGCTGAAGGCCAGTCATTCCGATCTCAGCCCGTGGATTGTCGTTCGTTCCAACGATAAGAAGCGGGCTCGCCTCAACGCCATCCGCTATCTGCTTTCGAAGATCGATTATGACCGCAAGAATCTGGCCGCCATTGGCGAGATCGACGACAAGATCCTTGGCAAGGGACCGAAGTTCCTGAAGACCAAGGACGACAAGAACAAGGCCTGA
- the pstC gene encoding phosphate ABC transporter permease subunit PstC gives MGPLWLLALIAGLSFFGFVLGHWKSVVLSGKGRSTLAARPGYYGAYVLIWTALPALLILVALSIARPLLVEHTVRANLPQQVLDNPTQLSLEVSGVQQVAAGLKIATPEELENIRIGVVTARSVFAGHGLPLGEDVRPYQLIAASALNLVSDGLDTAVDIAVVAALAFGLIFAFVRVKPRLRARNLVENTILALLIAASSVAVLTTIGIVLSLLFQALQFFSMVSPINFYFGTVWDPRFAAAGSTESGQFGFLPLFWGTIYISFFAMLVAVPIGLFSAIYMAEYATSKVRSVAKPLIEILAGIPTIVYGFFALTTVGPLIRDFVAVPLGLGTSGNNVITAGLVMGIMIIPYVSSLSDDIITAVPRSLRDGSLALGATRSETMRQVIMPAALPGVVGAVLLAMSRAIGETMIVVLAAGVAANATLNPFAEMTTITVKIVNQLTGDLEFTSPQTLVAFALGITLFIITLGLNVLALTIVRKYREQYE, from the coding sequence ATGGGTCCGCTCTGGCTACTCGCACTGATCGCGGGTCTTTCGTTCTTCGGCTTTGTTCTAGGGCACTGGAAGTCGGTCGTCCTGTCGGGAAAGGGGCGCAGCACGCTTGCCGCCCGACCCGGCTACTACGGCGCTTATGTGCTGATCTGGACGGCATTGCCGGCTCTTCTCATCCTGGTCGCGCTGTCCATTGCCAGGCCGCTTCTTGTCGAACATACGGTACGCGCCAACCTGCCTCAGCAAGTGCTGGACAACCCTACCCAGCTGTCGCTCGAGGTTTCCGGCGTGCAACAGGTAGCCGCCGGCCTGAAGATCGCAACTCCCGAGGAACTCGAGAACATCCGAATCGGCGTCGTGACGGCGCGTTCGGTGTTCGCCGGTCACGGGTTGCCGCTTGGTGAGGACGTGAGGCCCTATCAACTGATAGCCGCCAGCGCGTTGAATCTTGTTTCGGATGGTCTCGATACCGCCGTCGATATAGCGGTCGTCGCTGCTCTCGCCTTCGGACTGATCTTCGCCTTTGTGCGGGTCAAGCCTCGGCTAAGGGCACGCAATCTCGTCGAGAATACCATTCTTGCGCTGCTGATTGCCGCATCCTCCGTCGCCGTCCTCACCACCATCGGCATTGTTCTCAGCCTGCTATTCCAGGCCCTCCAATTCTTCTCGATGGTGTCGCCGATCAATTTCTACTTCGGCACCGTGTGGGACCCGCGCTTCGCGGCCGCCGGTTCGACGGAGAGCGGCCAGTTCGGTTTCCTGCCGCTCTTCTGGGGCACGATCTACATTTCTTTCTTCGCCATGCTGGTCGCCGTACCGATCGGTCTCTTCTCGGCCATCTACATGGCAGAATACGCGACCTCGAAGGTGCGCTCGGTGGCCAAGCCGCTGATTGAAATTCTGGCCGGCATCCCGACCATCGTTTACGGCTTCTTCGCTCTGACCACCGTCGGCCCACTCATCCGCGACTTTGTCGCCGTGCCGCTCGGCCTCGGGACCTCCGGCAACAACGTGATCACTGCCGGTCTGGTGATGGGCATCATGATCATTCCCTACGTCTCCTCGCTTTCCGACGACATCATCACCGCCGTGCCCCGCTCGCTCCGTGACGGTTCGTTGGCGCTCGGGGCAACTCGTTCGGAGACAATGCGACAGGTGATCATGCCGGCGGCGTTGCCGGGCGTCGTCGGCGCCGTGTTGCTCGCGATGTCGCGCGCCATCGGCGAGACGATGATCGTCGTGCTGGCCGCCGGTGTTGCCGCCAACGCGACGCTCAATCCGTTCGCAGAGATGACCACCATTACAGTGAAGATCGTCAACCAACTGACCGGCGACCTCGAATTCACCAGTCCGCAGACGCTGGTCGCCTTCGCACTGGGCATTACGCTGTTCATCATCACGCTTGGCCTCAACGTTCTGGCGTTGACCATCGTTCGCAAATACCGGGAGCAGTACGAATGA
- a CDS encoding substrate-binding domain-containing protein, translated as MKFSTAASAIVLGLSATGTAFAAEQIHIAGSSTVLPYATIVAEAFGEANSNFKAPIVEGGGTGAGLKEFCKGVGDDTIDIANASRPIKAEELDACKAAGVTEVQEIRIGYDGIVFASDIKGPDFTFVPADWFNAIGAKVLKDGQLVDNPNAKWSDVKAGFPDWDIAAYIPGEKHGTREVFEQKLLLAGCKDSKAYDAFVASGLAKADAEKACVKVRKDGKAVDIDGEYNETLARIDSNKTGIGVFGLDFYQNNKDKLKVATVSGIAPTVDTIAKGDYPVSRPLFFYVKKAHLGVVPGLKDYVEFFLADQMIGPRSPTVAKGLVPAPKSERQKALADFQSGKTL; from the coding sequence GTGAAATTCTCCACCGCCGCCAGCGCCATCGTGCTCGGCCTCTCCGCCACCGGCACCGCCTTCGCCGCCGAGCAGATCCACATCGCCGGCTCTTCCACCGTTCTGCCCTATGCGACCATCGTCGCCGAGGCTTTCGGTGAAGCCAACTCGAACTTCAAGGCGCCGATCGTCGAAGGCGGTGGCACTGGCGCCGGCCTCAAGGAATTCTGCAAGGGCGTGGGCGATGACACCATTGACATCGCCAATGCTTCCCGGCCGATCAAGGCCGAAGAACTCGACGCCTGCAAGGCGGCCGGCGTGACCGAGGTGCAGGAAATCCGCATCGGCTACGACGGCATCGTCTTCGCGTCCGACATCAAGGGCCCCGATTTCACCTTCGTGCCGGCTGACTGGTTCAATGCCATCGGTGCCAAGGTACTGAAGGATGGCCAGCTCGTCGACAATCCCAATGCCAAGTGGTCGGACGTCAAGGCCGGCTTCCCGGACTGGGACATCGCCGCCTACATCCCCGGCGAAAAGCACGGCACGCGCGAAGTATTCGAGCAGAAGCTGCTGCTCGCCGGCTGCAAGGACAGCAAGGCTTATGACGCCTTCGTCGCTTCCGGTCTCGCCAAGGCCGACGCCGAGAAGGCCTGCGTCAAGGTGCGCAAGGACGGCAAGGCGGTCGATATCGACGGCGAGTACAACGAAACGCTCGCCCGCATCGACTCGAACAAGACCGGTATCGGCGTGTTCGGCCTCGACTTCTACCAGAACAACAAGGACAAGCTGAAGGTCGCCACGGTCTCCGGCATTGCTCCGACGGTCGACACCATCGCCAAGGGCGATTACCCGGTGTCGCGTCCGCTGTTCTTCTATGTGAAGAAGGCCCATCTCGGCGTCGTTCCGGGCCTCAAGGACTACGTCGAATTCTTCCTGGCCGACCAGATGATCGGCCCGCGTTCGCCGACCGTCGCCAAGGGCCTCGTGCCGGCGCCGAAGAGCGAGCGTCAGAAGGCGCTTGCCGACTTCCAGTCCGGCAAGACTCTCTGA